One Armatimonadota bacterium DNA window includes the following coding sequences:
- the pcrA gene encoding DNA helicase PcrA, translated as MDLLADLNEPQRRAVLHPGGPLLILAGAGSGKTRVLAYRLAYLVRHQGVPPSRILAVTFTNKAAGEMRERVDRLLGAAVARAAWIGTFHHICSRILRRHGERVGVARDFLIYDEDDQRAVVRQCLRDLGLDERRFPPGVVLALIDRAKNEALDHLAFARRASGWYEETVARVYQAYQKALAERNALDFDDLLLQTLRLFEEAPDVLQEYQERFLHILVDEYQDTNHAQYLLIRTLAARHRNLCVVGDDDQAIYRWRGADVRNILEFERDYPDATVITLEQNYRSTQAILRVAGEVIARNPHRHRKVLWTANPPGDPVVRYEARDGHDEARFVADEILRLVRSDGLRYRDVAVLYRTNAQSRLFEEQFLRSGIPYTIVGGLRFYERKEIRDILAYLRLALTPADDDSLRRVLNVPRRGIGEVSVQRLEAYARAHGIALLEAMGRPDALEDLPRPARAAAADFAALMARLADRARRVPPADLIEIALAETGYQAMLEAEGTDEAHSRLENLRELVTVAREFQEVSGEDSLEAFLQHVALITDVDTWTQEVDRVTLMTLHAAKGLEFTVVFLVGLEEGLFPHARALEEEGGLEEERRLCYVGMTRARRRLYLTHARMRAAFGSALPGVPSRFLDEIPPDLLVPLQVPPAPAEVDLDRDVSVPSVGDRVRHAHFGEGRVLEVEGEGARAVITVQFAQGVKRLAVGYAPLEVLPK; from the coding sequence GTGGATCTCCTGGCTGACCTCAACGAACCGCAGCGGCGGGCCGTCCTGCACCCGGGCGGCCCCTTGTTGATCCTGGCCGGCGCCGGCAGCGGCAAAACCCGGGTCCTGGCCTACCGCCTGGCGTACCTGGTGCGCCACCAGGGCGTCCCGCCCTCCCGCATCCTGGCGGTGACGTTCACCAACAAGGCCGCCGGCGAGATGCGGGAGCGGGTGGACCGGCTGCTGGGCGCGGCGGTGGCCCGGGCGGCGTGGATCGGCACCTTCCACCACATCTGCAGCCGGATCCTGCGCCGCCACGGGGAGCGGGTGGGGGTGGCGCGGGACTTCCTCATCTACGACGAGGACGACCAGCGGGCGGTGGTGCGCCAGTGCCTGCGGGACCTGGGCCTGGACGAGCGGCGGTTCCCGCCCGGGGTGGTGCTGGCCCTGATCGACCGGGCCAAGAACGAGGCCCTGGACCACCTGGCGTTCGCCCGGCGGGCATCGGGGTGGTACGAGGAGACCGTGGCCCGCGTCTACCAGGCCTACCAGAAGGCCCTGGCCGAGCGCAACGCGCTGGACTTCGACGACCTGCTCCTGCAGACGCTGCGCCTGTTCGAGGAGGCGCCCGACGTCCTCCAGGAGTACCAGGAGCGCTTCCTCCACATCCTGGTGGACGAGTACCAGGACACCAACCACGCCCAGTACCTCCTCATCCGGACCCTGGCCGCCCGGCACCGCAACCTGTGCGTGGTGGGTGACGACGACCAGGCCATCTACCGCTGGCGGGGGGCCGACGTGCGCAACATCCTGGAGTTCGAGCGCGACTACCCCGACGCCACCGTCATCACCCTGGAACAGAACTACCGGTCCACCCAGGCCATCCTCCGGGTGGCGGGGGAGGTCATCGCGCGCAACCCCCACCGCCACCGCAAGGTCCTGTGGACGGCCAATCCCCCCGGAGACCCGGTGGTGCGCTACGAAGCCCGGGACGGCCACGACGAGGCGCGCTTTGTGGCCGACGAGATCCTGCGCCTGGTGCGGTCCGACGGCCTGCGCTACCGGGACGTGGCGGTCCTGTACCGGACCAACGCCCAGTCGCGCCTGTTCGAGGAGCAGTTCCTGCGCTCAGGCATCCCCTACACCATCGTGGGCGGGCTGCGCTTTTACGAGCGCAAGGAAATCCGCGACATCCTCGCCTACCTGCGGCTGGCCCTGACCCCTGCCGACGACGACAGCCTGCGGCGGGTCCTCAACGTGCCCCGCCGCGGCATCGGCGAGGTCAGCGTGCAGCGGCTGGAGGCCTACGCCCGCGCCCACGGGATCGCGCTGCTGGAGGCCATGGGCCGCCCCGACGCCCTGGAGGACCTGCCGCGGCCGGCCCGCGCCGCGGCCGCCGACTTCGCCGCCCTGATGGCCCGGCTGGCCGACCGGGCGCGCCGGGTCCCGCCTGCCGACCTGATCGAGATCGCCCTGGCCGAGACCGGCTACCAGGCCATGCTGGAGGCCGAGGGGACCGACGAGGCCCACAGCCGGCTGGAAAACCTCCGGGAGCTGGTCACCGTCGCCCGGGAGTTCCAGGAGGTGTCGGGGGAGGACAGCCTGGAGGCGTTCCTGCAGCACGTGGCCCTGATCACCGACGTGGACACCTGGACGCAGGAGGTCGACCGGGTCACCCTGATGACCCTGCACGCGGCCAAGGGGCTGGAGTTCACGGTGGTGTTCCTGGTGGGGCTGGAAGAGGGGCTGTTCCCCCACGCCCGGGCGCTGGAAGAGGAGGGCGGGCTGGAGGAAGAGCGGCGTCTGTGCTACGTGGGCATGACCCGGGCCCGCCGCCGTCTGTACCTCACCCATGCCCGCATGCGCGCCGCCTTCGGCAGCGCCCTGCCCGGGGTGCCGTCGCGCTTCCTGGACGAAATTCCCCCGGACCTGCTGGTCCCCCTCCAGGTGCCGCCGGCGCCGGCCGAGGTGGACCTCGACCGGGACGTGTCCGTCCCCTCGGTGGGGGACCGGGTGCGCCACGCCCACTTCGGCGAGGGGCGCGTCCTGGAGGTCGAGGGGGAGGGGGCCCGGGCGGTGATCACCGTGCAGTTCGCCCAGGGCGTCAAGCGGCTGGCGGTGGGTTACGCGCCGCTGGAGGTCCTGCCGAAGTAG
- a CDS encoding four helix bundle protein gives MTYKRFEDLPVWQAARRLVRAVYEVTSAGWDRSLRDQIRRAALSTMANVAEGFSRRSDREFLQYLFTAKASAAEVQSHLYVSLDLAHIDASTFHSLFRCTEDFKKQASGLIAYLARERARKRHRP, from the coding sequence ATGACCTACAAGCGGTTTGAGGACCTACCCGTATGGCAAGCGGCCCGGAGACTTGTGCGGGCTGTCTACGAGGTCACGTCCGCGGGCTGGGACCGCAGCCTGCGAGATCAAATCCGACGGGCAGCGCTTTCGACGATGGCCAACGTCGCCGAGGGATTCTCCCGCCGGTCAGACAGAGAGTTCCTACAGTACCTGTTCACGGCCAAGGCGTCCGCAGCCGAAGTGCAGAGCCACCTGTACGTGTCCCTCGACCTCGCCCATATTGACGCATCCACCTTCCACTCCCTGTTTCGCTGCACAGAGGATTTCAAAAAACAGGCGTCTGGACTCATTGCCTACCTGGCCCGGGAGCGAGCGCGCAAGCGGCACCGGCCGTGA
- the guaA gene encoding glutamine-hydrolyzing GMP synthase, which produces MDTVLVVDFGAQYAQLIARRVRECRVRSLIVPHDTSYEEILALRPRGLILSGGPASVYEPGAPRCDPRIFDGALPVLGICYGMQLMAHVLGGRTAAAGRREYGRTRLFVDDRADLFSGLEARLMCWMSHGDSVVELPPGFVSLARTDHNPVAAMADRDRRRFGVQFHPEVTHTPWGRQVLQNFLYAVCGCRPQWTMASFIDTQVAAVRDQVGDGRAVAALSGGVDSAAAAALVHRAIGDRLTCIFVDHGLLRRGEAEQVVTTFRDHFRVPLVHVDARERFLARLAGVADPEAKRRLIGEEFIAVFREQARRLGDVQFLVQGTLYPDVIESGTRTAARIKTHHNVGGLPADLPFRLVEPFRELFKDEVREVARQLGLPDALVWRHPFPGPGLAIRVVGEVTPERLELARAADAILIEELQDAGLMRQLWQAFAVLLPVPSVGVKGDARAYGHTVVIRAVTSEDGMTADWARLPDDLLERIASRLTREVPAVTRVLYDVTSKPPATIEWE; this is translated from the coding sequence GTGGACACCGTCCTTGTGGTCGACTTCGGCGCCCAGTACGCCCAGCTCATCGCCCGCCGGGTGCGCGAGTGCCGGGTGCGCAGCCTGATCGTGCCCCACGACACTTCCTACGAGGAGATCCTGGCCCTGCGTCCCCGCGGACTGATCCTCTCGGGCGGGCCGGCCAGCGTGTACGAACCCGGGGCGCCCCGGTGCGACCCGCGGATCTTCGACGGCGCGCTGCCGGTGCTGGGCATCTGCTACGGGATGCAGCTGATGGCCCACGTCCTGGGGGGCCGCACCGCCGCCGCGGGCAGGCGGGAGTACGGCCGGACCCGGCTGTTCGTGGACGACCGGGCCGACCTGTTCAGCGGGCTGGAAGCGCGGCTGATGTGCTGGATGAGCCACGGGGACTCGGTGGTGGAGCTGCCGCCGGGGTTTGTGTCCCTGGCCCGCACCGACCACAACCCCGTGGCCGCCATGGCCGACCGCGATCGCCGGCGCTTCGGGGTCCAGTTCCACCCCGAGGTCACCCACACGCCCTGGGGCCGGCAGGTCCTGCAGAATTTCCTGTACGCGGTCTGCGGCTGCCGCCCCCAGTGGACCATGGCGTCGTTCATCGACACCCAGGTGGCGGCCGTCCGGGACCAGGTGGGTGACGGCCGGGCGGTGGCCGCCCTGTCCGGGGGCGTGGACTCGGCCGCGGCCGCCGCGCTGGTGCACCGCGCCATCGGCGACCGGCTCACCTGCATCTTCGTGGACCACGGCCTGCTGCGCCGGGGAGAGGCCGAGCAGGTGGTCACGACGTTCCGGGACCACTTCCGGGTTCCCCTGGTCCACGTGGACGCCCGGGAGCGCTTTCTGGCCCGGCTGGCCGGGGTCGCCGACCCCGAGGCCAAGCGGCGGCTGATCGGCGAGGAGTTCATCGCCGTCTTCCGCGAGCAGGCCCGCCGCCTGGGCGACGTGCAGTTCCTGGTGCAGGGGACCCTGTATCCCGACGTCATCGAGAGCGGCACCCGCACCGCCGCGCGCATCAAGACCCACCACAACGTGGGCGGGCTGCCGGCCGACCTCCCGTTCCGCCTGGTGGAGCCGTTCCGGGAGCTGTTCAAGGACGAGGTGCGGGAGGTGGCCCGCCAGCTGGGCCTGCCCGACGCCCTGGTGTGGCGCCACCCGTTCCCGGGCCCGGGTCTGGCCATCCGGGTGGTGGGGGAGGTGACGCCCGAGCGCCTGGAGCTGGCCCGGGCCGCCGACGCCATCCTGATCGAGGAACTGCAGGACGCCGGCCTGATGCGGCAGCTGTGGCAGGCGTTCGCCGTCCTGCTGCCGGTGCCGTCGGTGGGGGTGAAGGGCGACGCCCGCGCCTACGGCCACACGGTGGTGATCCGCGCCGTCACCAGCGAGGACGGCATGACCGCCGACTGGGCCCGGCTGCCCGACGACCTGCTGGAGCGCATCGCGTCGCGGCTCACCCGCGAGGTCCCCGCCGTCACCCGCGTCCTGTACGACGTCACCTCCAAACCCCCGGCGACGATTGAGTGGGAGTGA
- a CDS encoding GuaB3 family IMP dehydrogenase-related protein, which produces MLFLGRNRTVRRTYSLDEVALAPAAVTVDPADVDLSWSVGERRFTLPFVAAAMDSVVDVRTAVALSELGGLGVLNLEGLSTRYPDPEEPLEEITAAAPEEVVAVLQRVYQAPVREDLVAERIRAISSAGAVACGAVTPAAAPRLLPVAVEAGAHVMVIQSTVVTDRHLSSRGRAVSLRDLISRTDVPVLVGNCVGYEAALSLLEAGAAGLLVGVGPGAACTSRRVLGVGVPQATAIADVAAARDAHARRTGRSAPVIADGGIATGGDVAKAIACGADAVMLGSALARAEEAPGRGYHWGMATPHPALPRGTRIRVGTAGTLRQILLGPARTDDGTQNLAEALRTAMGMCGARTVVEMHQAEIVLAPSLATEGKGWQFAQGVGQGR; this is translated from the coding sequence ATGCTGTTCCTGGGGCGGAACCGCACCGTCAGGCGCACCTACAGTCTGGACGAGGTCGCCCTCGCCCCCGCCGCCGTCACCGTCGACCCCGCCGACGTGGACCTGTCCTGGTCCGTGGGTGAACGGCGATTTACCCTGCCCTTCGTAGCCGCCGCCATGGACAGCGTGGTGGACGTGCGGACCGCGGTGGCCCTGTCGGAACTGGGCGGCCTGGGCGTGCTGAACCTGGAAGGCCTCAGCACCCGCTACCCGGATCCGGAGGAGCCCCTGGAGGAGATCACGGCCGCCGCTCCGGAGGAGGTCGTGGCGGTCCTGCAGCGGGTGTACCAGGCGCCGGTCCGGGAAGACCTGGTGGCGGAGCGGATTCGCGCCATCAGCTCCGCCGGGGCCGTGGCCTGCGGTGCCGTCACCCCTGCGGCCGCGCCGCGGCTGCTCCCGGTGGCGGTGGAGGCGGGCGCCCACGTGATGGTGATCCAGTCCACCGTGGTGACCGACCGGCACCTGTCGTCCCGCGGGCGGGCGGTGTCCCTGCGCGACCTGATCTCCCGCACCGACGTACCGGTCCTGGTGGGCAACTGCGTCGGCTACGAGGCGGCCCTGAGCCTGCTGGAGGCGGGGGCCGCCGGCCTGCTGGTGGGCGTCGGGCCCGGGGCGGCGTGCACCAGCCGCCGGGTGCTGGGGGTGGGCGTGCCCCAGGCCACCGCCATCGCCGACGTGGCGGCGGCCCGGGACGCCCACGCCCGCCGGACCGGCCGCTCCGCGCCGGTGATCGCCGACGGCGGCATCGCCACCGGGGGCGACGTGGCCAAGGCCATCGCCTGCGGCGCCGATGCGGTCATGCTGGGATCGGCCCTGGCGCGGGCCGAGGAGGCGCCGGGGCGAGGGTACCACTGGGGGATGGCCACGCCGCATCCGGCGCTGCCCCGGGGGACCCGCATCCGCGTGGGGACCGCGGGCACCCTCCGGCAGATCCTGCTGGGGCCGGCGCGGACCGACGACGGCACCCAGAACCTGGCCGAGGCCCTGCGCACGGCCATGGGCATGTGCGGGGCGCGCACCGTCGTCGAGATGCACCAGGCCGAGATCGTCCTGGCCCCGTCGCTGGCCACCGAGGGCAAGGGCTGGCAGTTCGCCCAGGGCGTGGGGCAGGGGCGGTGA
- the hpt gene encoding hypoxanthine phosphoribosyltransferase, producing the protein MALLDDIDEILIPEAALAARIRELGQAISRDYNGKEPLLVGILTGAVLFVSDLLRHITIPCQLDFMATSSYGNGTDSSGIVRILKDLDQSIEGRHVLIVDDIIDTGLTMDYLLETLKARYPASLKVCALLDKVPRRLRPVPIDYRGFEIPDRFVVGYGLDYAGRYRNLPFICVLKPEVYGQKPPEALVRPAGAVTPGR; encoded by the coding sequence CTGGCGCTCCTGGACGATATCGACGAAATCCTCATCCCGGAGGCGGCGCTGGCGGCCCGCATCCGGGAGCTCGGACAGGCCATCAGCCGGGACTACAACGGGAAAGAGCCGCTCCTGGTCGGGATCCTGACCGGAGCGGTGTTGTTTGTCTCCGACCTGCTCCGGCACATCACCATCCCCTGCCAGCTGGACTTCATGGCCACCAGTTCCTACGGCAACGGCACCGACAGCTCGGGCATCGTGCGCATCCTCAAGGACCTGGACCAGTCCATCGAGGGCCGCCACGTGCTGATCGTGGACGACATCATCGACACCGGCCTGACCATGGACTACCTGCTGGAGACCCTCAAGGCCCGCTATCCGGCCAGCCTGAAGGTCTGCGCGCTGCTGGACAAGGTCCCCCGCCGCCTGCGCCCCGTGCCCATCGACTACCGGGGGTTTGAGATCCCCGACCGGTTCGTGGTGGGCTACGGCCTGGACTACGCCGGCCGGTACCGCAACCTGCCCTTCATCTGCGTGCTCAAGCCCGAGGTGTACGGCCAGAAGCCGCCGGAGGCGCTGGTCCGCCCGGCCGGAGCCGTCACCCCCGGACGCTGA
- the pyrE gene encoding orotate phosphoribosyltransferase, producing the protein MRADDVIALLRQTGAFQTGHFLLSSGMHSPQYIQCALLLQYPEHAARVGAALADRFRASRPQAVIGPAYGGMIIAHEVARALGARSLFAERVEGKFELRRSFAIAPGERVLVVEDVVTTGAATREVARLVERLGGVVVGVGAIVDRSAVPLRFDCPVEALAAIEAPAYIPSLCDLCREGVPLVKPGSRSWPAAVG; encoded by the coding sequence ATGCGGGCGGACGACGTGATCGCGCTGCTGCGGCAGACCGGGGCGTTTCAGACCGGTCACTTTCTGCTCAGTTCGGGCATGCACAGCCCCCAGTACATCCAGTGCGCGCTGCTGCTCCAGTACCCCGAGCACGCCGCGCGGGTGGGCGCGGCGCTGGCCGACCGGTTCCGCGCGAGCCGCCCCCAGGCGGTCATCGGACCGGCCTACGGCGGGATGATCATCGCCCACGAGGTGGCCCGCGCCCTCGGCGCGCGGTCGCTGTTCGCCGAGAGGGTGGAGGGCAAGTTCGAGCTGCGGCGCTCGTTCGCCATCGCGCCCGGCGAGCGGGTGCTGGTGGTGGAGGACGTGGTGACCACCGGCGCCGCCACCCGGGAGGTGGCGCGCCTGGTGGAGCGTCTGGGCGGCGTCGTGGTCGGGGTGGGCGCCATCGTGGACCGCAGCGCCGTCCCGCTGCGGTTTGACTGTCCCGTTGAGGCCCTGGCGGCCATCGAGGCCCCCGCCTACATCCCGTCTCTGTGCGACCTGTGCCGCGAGGGCGTTCCCCTGGTCAAGCCCGGCAGCCGCAGCTGGCCGGCCGCGGTGGGCTAG
- the pyrF gene encoding orotidine-5'-phosphate decarboxylase, with protein MNTRDAPDPTSGRAPAVPRSRDSVLVVALDVPTLAEAEDLVDRLCGLVSWFKVGSELFTAAGPAAVRAVLDRGGQVFLDLKFHDIPRTVAAAVRAAADLGVSMMTVHVAAGDEALTRSARALRTRRDPPGRLSDRVSARPLLVGVTRLTSEPATSGTSGQIVEAALLSRRCGLDGVVAAAGEAAAIRQVCGSDFIIVTPGIRPAGTDEGDQARTATPRDAVRAGADYLVVGRPILEAPDPREAAGSILEEIEAALRQEGDAPPRKV; from the coding sequence GTGAACACGCGTGATGCCCCGGACCCGACGTCCGGTCGCGCTCCCGCGGTCCCGCGATCCCGCGATTCCGTCCTCGTCGTTGCGCTGGACGTGCCCACGCTGGCGGAGGCGGAAGATCTGGTGGATCGCCTGTGTGGGCTCGTGTCGTGGTTCAAGGTCGGGTCGGAACTGTTCACCGCCGCCGGGCCGGCGGCCGTGCGGGCCGTCCTCGACCGCGGGGGACAGGTGTTCCTCGACCTGAAGTTCCACGACATCCCCCGCACCGTGGCCGCCGCCGTCCGGGCGGCCGCCGACCTGGGGGTATCCATGATGACCGTGCACGTGGCCGCCGGCGACGAGGCCCTCACGCGGTCCGCCCGGGCCCTCCGGACCCGCCGCGATCCTCCGGGGAGGCTGTCCGACCGCGTGTCCGCGCGTCCCCTCCTGGTGGGCGTGACGCGCCTGACCAGCGAGCCCGCCACGTCTGGCACGTCCGGACAGATCGTGGAGGCCGCGCTGCTGTCCCGCCGGTGCGGCCTGGACGGGGTGGTGGCGGCGGCGGGCGAGGCGGCGGCGATCCGCCAGGTGTGCGGGAGTGACTTCATCATCGTCACCCCCGGCATCCGGCCGGCGGGGACCGACGAGGGGGACCAGGCCCGCACCGCCACCCCCCGGGATGCGGTCCGGGCCGGAGCCGACTACCTGGTGGTCGGCCGGCCGATCCTCGAGGCGCCGGATCCGCGGGAGGCAGCCGGCAGCATCCTGGAGGAGATCGAGGCGGCGTTACGCCAGGAGGGCGACGCCCCGCCGCGGAAGGTGTAG
- a CDS encoding dihydroorotate dehydrogenase has translation MSNTEPRHPGSPSLAVEVAGIRFAHPVLAAPGPLGFGREVQSVVDLRSFAGFITKSVTVDPRPGHPRPQVVRTPAGWLNSLGLPNPGLAGFLTRELPFLRTLGIPVIVSLAGESIDQYVTMAEVLADEDGVAAVELNVSCPNVDRGMVFGVDPVLTAELAGAVRRVFPRPLLVKLTPHATDVVAVARAAEDAGADGLSAINTLLGMVVDVSTRRPALGGVTGGLSGPAVRAVAVRVVWEVARACRIPVIGMGGIAAASDALEFLIAGARAVAVGSAVLDAPAVATEIRLGLERYLAACGLTDIGQIIGSLEVPREHA, from the coding sequence ATATCGAACACCGAACCGCGGCACCCTGGGTCGCCGTCCCTCGCCGTCGAGGTCGCCGGCATCCGGTTCGCCCACCCGGTTCTGGCCGCGCCAGGCCCGCTGGGCTTCGGGCGCGAGGTCCAGAGCGTCGTCGACCTCCGCTCCTTCGCCGGCTTCATCACCAAGTCGGTCACCGTTGACCCGCGCCCCGGCCACCCGCGCCCCCAGGTGGTCCGCACCCCGGCGGGGTGGCTGAACTCCCTGGGCCTGCCCAACCCCGGCCTGGCCGGCTTTCTCACCCGCGAGCTGCCGTTCCTCCGGACCCTGGGCATCCCCGTCATCGTGAGCCTGGCCGGCGAGTCCATAGACCAGTACGTGACCATGGCGGAGGTCCTGGCCGACGAAGACGGCGTGGCTGCCGTCGAACTGAATGTCTCCTGCCCCAACGTGGACCGCGGGATGGTCTTCGGGGTGGATCCGGTCCTGACCGCCGAACTCGCGGGCGCCGTCCGCCGCGTCTTCCCGCGCCCCCTTCTGGTGAAGCTGACCCCCCATGCGACCGACGTCGTGGCGGTCGCCCGGGCCGCCGAGGACGCCGGCGCCGACGGGCTGTCGGCGATCAACACCCTGCTGGGGATGGTTGTCGACGTCTCCACCCGCCGCCCGGCTCTGGGGGGTGTCACGGGGGGCCTGTCGGGGCCGGCCGTGCGGGCCGTGGCCGTGCGCGTGGTGTGGGAGGTGGCCCGGGCGTGTCGGATCCCGGTCATCGGCATGGGCGGGATCGCCGCGGCCTCAGACGCCCTGGAATTCCTGATCGCCGGCGCCCGCGCGGTGGCGGTGGGCTCGGCCGTGCTGGATGCCCCGGCCGTCGCGACGGAGATCCGGCTGGGGCTGGAACGCTACCTGGCCGCGTGCGGCCTGACCGACATCGGCCAGATCATCGGCTCCCTGGAGGTCCCCCGTGAACACGCGTGA
- a CDS encoding S-layer homology domain-containing protein: MRNLALTVAAILVLATVSPVFAQPFADVPTDHWAFDAIAELAAKGIIEGFPDGTFKGDRGVTRYELAMVVARILARIEAIKIPPPPPPPPPPPAPPQPEVTRADIQAIQRLVNEFRAELAALGVRVTAVEEELAALKGALDKTTITGDWTYVNTFATGTLGTVARNRARLTFKGSVGAGTAVFVRARWNAVSPATYTTDFDRVFFDWSSPWGISFRVGRDYWSFANGILLSSAENSGARNGVRASGSLAGFSWTVLGYNRVADYAPTPDLEGNAVTYAARVSTTLAGWSFGLNYRNDRDYFGNAVLLTTGWSVDFSGDLFPGFSLSGEYASVSSPATATAWTA; encoded by the coding sequence ATGAGGAATCTGGCACTGACCGTCGCAGCGATCCTCGTGCTCGCCACGGTCTCCCCCGTCTTCGCTCAGCCGTTCGCGGACGTCCCGACCGACCACTGGGCGTTTGACGCGATCGCTGAGCTCGCCGCGAAGGGCATCATCGAGGGCTTCCCCGATGGGACCTTCAAGGGCGACCGGGGGGTGACCCGCTACGAACTGGCCATGGTGGTGGCCAGGATCCTGGCCCGCATCGAGGCCATCAAGATCCCGCCGCCGCCCCCGCCGCCGCCACCGCCGCCGGCTCCGCCGCAGCCTGAGGTGACAAGGGCCGACATCCAGGCGATCCAGCGGCTGGTCAACGAGTTCCGCGCCGAGCTGGCCGCCCTGGGCGTGCGGGTGACCGCCGTCGAGGAGGAACTGGCGGCCCTCAAGGGCGCGCTGGACAAGACCACCATCACCGGCGACTGGACGTACGTGAACACCTTCGCCACCGGTACGCTGGGCACAGTGGCCCGCAACCGCGCCCGCCTGACCTTCAAGGGCAGCGTGGGCGCCGGAACGGCCGTGTTCGTCCGGGCGCGCTGGAACGCGGTCTCGCCCGCGACTTACACCACCGACTTCGACCGGGTGTTCTTCGACTGGTCGTCGCCGTGGGGCATTTCCTTCCGCGTGGGCCGCGACTACTGGTCGTTCGCCAACGGCATCCTGCTGTCGTCGGCGGAGAACAGCGGCGCCCGCAACGGCGTGCGCGCCAGCGGCTCTCTGGCTGGGTTCTCGTGGACGGTGCTTGGATACAACCGGGTCGCGGACTATGCGCCCACCCCTGACTTAGAAGGGAACGCGGTTACGTACGCGGCCCGCGTCAGCACCACACTGGCCGGGTGGTCGTTCGGGCTGAACTACCGCAACGACCGCGACTACTTCGGGAACGCCGTGCTTCTGACCACAGGCTGGAGCGTGGACTTCAGCGGCGACCTCTTCCCCGGCTTCAGCCTGTCGGGGGAGTACGCCAGCGTGAGCAGTCCCGCTACCGCCACCGCCTGGACGGCG
- a CDS encoding pre-16S rRNA-processing nuclease YqgF, with amino-acid sequence MDLPLFFASVCSCHFPFSLFLFPFSLILALDPGRDKCGLAAGEGGRVLAQAVVPRSHLAAVLGEWAGRFAVDRVIIGDRTGAAEVRQEVERALPGTPVSLVPEEGTTLLARRRYFQDHPPRGWRRLLPVSLQEPPEPYDDYAAVVLLERFAARGPESE; translated from the coding sequence ATGGATCTCCCTTTGTTCTTCGCATCAGTTTGCAGTTGCCATTTTCCCTTTTCCCTTTTCCTTTTTCCCTTTTCCCTCATTCTCGCCCTCGACCCCGGGCGCGACAAGTGCGGCCTGGCGGCAGGAGAGGGCGGTCGGGTCCTGGCGCAGGCGGTCGTCCCGCGCAGCCACCTGGCCGCCGTGCTGGGGGAGTGGGCCGGCCGGTTTGCGGTGGACCGGGTCATCATCGGGGACCGCACGGGGGCGGCCGAGGTCCGGCAGGAAGTGGAGCGCGCGCTTCCGGGCACGCCGGTGAGCCTGGTGCCGGAGGAGGGAACGACGCTGCTGGCCCGCCGGCGGTACTTCCAGGACCACCCGCCCCGGGGGTGGCGGCGCCTGCTGCCTGTGTCCCTGCAGGAGCCGCCGGAGCCCTACGACGACTACGCGGCGGTGGTCCTGCTGGAGAGGTTCGCCGCCCGGGGCCCGGAGTCCGAATAG
- a CDS encoding energy transducer TonB: protein MKVRPAAAMVVAAAAAAAAAGGWWRTPVGERAPAPARLGAAYDRRAPTAEEEAGVAQEAAANWTPGDVGRISSPPSPSSSRPSPPRPGPSAHRAPAGTTAPSAGPARSTAAEKSAANRAGPAGVADDSDRGGTALPSRPGRRVEGGEGASVPAASSAGAEPAAGGEVSPAAAAGPPAASPPVLTPPVLLETGRLDYPQAGYRMVVDRDGLTAHARAEAVGGTVVLKVLVRADGTVGAVEVVRSSGHASLDEVAASSAWSWVFRPATRDGAPIDAWAVVPVTFGTE from the coding sequence ATGAAGGTCCGACCGGCCGCCGCGATGGTGGTCGCGGCGGCCGCCGCAGCCGCCGCCGCGGGAGGGTGGTGGCGGACACCCGTCGGGGAGAGGGCGCCCGCTCCCGCGCGTCTGGGGGCGGCCTACGACCGCAGGGCCCCCACGGCGGAAGAGGAGGCCGGCGTCGCCCAGGAAGCGGCGGCCAACTGGACGCCCGGCGACGTCGGGCGGATCTCCTCCCCGCCTTCACCCTCTTCGTCGCGTCCCTCGCCGCCACGGCCGGGACCGTCAGCACACCGGGCTCCCGCCGGGACGACGGCACCATCCGCCGGTCCCGCGCGCTCTACTGCGGCGGAAAAGTCCGCCGCCAATCGTGCCGGTCCTGCGGGCGTCGCCGACGACAGCGATCGGGGAGGTACCGCCCTGCCGTCCCGACCGGGACGCCGCGTCGAAGGCGGCGAGGGCGCGTCTGTCCCGGCCGCGTCCTCCGCAGGCGCCGAGCCTGCCGCCGGCGGGGAGGTCTCCCCGGCCGCGGCCGCCGGGCCGCCCGCGGCCTCCCCGCCCGTCCTGACGCCGCCCGTCCTGCTGGAGACCGGCCGGCTGGACTACCCGCAGGCCGGCTACCGGATGGTGGTGGACCGCGACGGGCTGACCGCCCACGCGCGGGCGGAGGCCGTCGGGGGAACGGTCGTCCTCAAAGTTCTGGTGCGTGCCGACGGCACCGTGGGGGCGGTGGAGGTCGTCCGGTCGTCGGGGCACGCCTCCCTGGACGAAGTCGCGGCGTCCTCCGCCTGGAGCTGGGTGTTCCGACCGGCCACGCGGGACGGCGCTCCCATCGACGCCTGGGCGGTGGTGCCGGTCACCTTCGGTACGGAATAA